From a region of the Sinorhizobium sp. B11 genome:
- a CDS encoding aldo/keto reductase, which yields MKYNKLGRTDISVSEICLGTMTWGTQNSEAEAHEQMDYAVQEGINFFDTAELYPTTPVSAETQGRTEEYIGSWFERTGKRKDIVLATKVAGTGRSYLRNGEGADCKNIRLALEASLKRLKTEYVDLYQIHWPNRGHFHFRQSWHYDPFGQDRAKAVANMTDILQTVGELVKEGKIRAFGLSNETTWGIQKYVSLSEQMNLPRVASTQNEYNLLYRHFDLDLAELSHHEEVGLLAYSPLAAGILSGKYINGEKPAGTRAAINGDLGGRLQPLQEAPTKAYLDIAARHGLDPSQMALAFCLTRRFMTSVIIGATTMAQLKTDIGSVGVKLSGEVLAEIEKVHRQYPMPL from the coding sequence ATGAAATATAATAAATTAGGCCGCACCGATATTTCCGTTTCCGAGATTTGCCTTGGCACCATGACCTGGGGCACGCAGAACAGCGAGGCGGAAGCCCACGAGCAGATGGACTACGCTGTCCAGGAAGGCATCAATTTCTTCGATACTGCCGAGCTTTATCCGACCACGCCTGTTTCGGCCGAAACACAGGGCCGCACGGAGGAGTATATCGGCAGCTGGTTCGAAAGGACCGGCAAGCGCAAGGATATCGTTCTTGCCACCAAGGTTGCCGGTACCGGCCGCTCCTACCTGCGCAACGGCGAAGGCGCCGACTGCAAGAATATCCGCCTCGCGCTCGAGGCCAGCCTGAAGCGGCTGAAGACGGAATATGTCGATCTCTATCAGATCCACTGGCCGAACCGCGGCCATTTCCATTTCCGCCAGAGCTGGCACTACGATCCGTTCGGGCAGGATCGTGCCAAGGCCGTCGCCAACATGACCGATATTTTGCAGACGGTGGGCGAACTGGTGAAGGAGGGCAAGATCCGCGCCTTCGGCCTATCCAACGAGACGACCTGGGGCATCCAGAAATATGTGAGCCTCTCCGAGCAGATGAACCTGCCGCGCGTCGCCAGCACCCAGAACGAATATAATCTTCTCTACCGCCATTTCGATCTCGACCTCGCGGAACTCTCCCATCACGAGGAAGTCGGCCTCCTCGCCTATTCGCCGCTTGCCGCCGGCATTCTGAGTGGGAAATACATCAATGGCGAGAAGCCTGCGGGCACGCGCGCCGCGATCAACGGTGATCTCGGCGGCCGCCTGCAGCCGCTGCAGGAAGCGCCGACGAAGGCCTATCTCGATATCGCGGCTCGGCATGGGCTCGATCCGTCGCAGATGGCACTCGCCTTCTGCCTGACCCGTCGCTTCATGACCTCGGTCATCATCGGTGCAACCACGATGGCACAGCTGAAGACGGATATTGGATCCGTCGGCGTGAAGCTCAGCGGCGAAGTGTTGGCGGAGATCGAGAAGGTTCACCGGCAGTATCCGATGCCGCTCTGA
- a CDS encoding YicC family protein → MALQSMTGFARREGTTGRWRWAWELRSVNGKGLDVRLRLPPGLERLETDVRRIAGENFSRGNLQATLALTSGESQLEAVLNQDAFAAVLAMRDKLEGLIDPAPLRLDTLLSIRGLVDFRETQDSEETVAVRDADIMSGLKAALSDLRSMREQEGAALARVLLGHVATVEALTSTIEADPSRSPQEIAARLSAQVALLMEGTGALDRDRLHAEAALLATKADLREEIDRLKAHVAAARDLVTKGGPVGRKLDFLAQEFNRESNTICSKSNASAVTAAGIELKVVIDQFREQVQNLE, encoded by the coding sequence ATGGCATTGCAGTCCATGACCGGTTTCGCGCGGCGCGAGGGAACGACTGGCCGCTGGCGCTGGGCATGGGAATTGCGCTCGGTCAACGGCAAGGGCCTCGACGTCAGACTGCGGCTTCCGCCCGGTCTGGAGCGCCTGGAAACCGATGTTCGCCGCATTGCCGGCGAGAATTTCAGCCGCGGCAATCTGCAGGCTACGCTGGCGCTGACCTCGGGTGAAAGCCAGCTTGAAGCCGTGCTCAATCAGGATGCCTTCGCTGCCGTTCTCGCGATGCGCGACAAGCTCGAAGGTCTTATCGATCCGGCGCCATTGAGGCTTGATACGCTGCTTTCCATCCGAGGCCTCGTCGATTTCCGCGAGACGCAGGACAGCGAAGAGACGGTCGCTGTCCGCGATGCCGATATCATGTCGGGACTGAAGGCTGCGCTTTCCGATCTCAGGAGCATGCGTGAGCAGGAGGGAGCGGCACTGGCGCGCGTGCTTCTTGGCCACGTCGCGACGGTCGAGGCGCTGACAAGCACGATCGAAGCCGATCCTTCGCGCTCGCCGCAGGAGATCGCGGCAAGGCTCTCCGCGCAGGTGGCACTCCTCATGGAAGGAACCGGCGCTCTCGACCGTGACCGCCTGCACGCCGAAGCGGCACTGCTCGCGACGAAGGCGGATCTGCGCGAAGAGATCGACCGACTGAAGGCCCATGTCGCCGCCGCCCGCGATCTCGTGACAAAAGGTGGCCCGGTTGGCCGAAAGCTCGATTTCCTTGCACAGGAATTTAACCGAGAATCGAATACGATATGCTCGAAGTCGAACGCATCGGCCGTCACCGCAGCCGGGATCGAGCTGAAGGTGGTGATCGATCAGTTCCGCGAGCAGGTCCAGAATTTGGAGTAG
- the rpsR gene encoding 30S ribosomal protein S18 translates to MSESSSAPVRRPFHRRRKTCPFSGANAPRIDYKDVRLLQRYISERGKIVPSRITAVSQKKQRELAQAIKRARFLGLLPYVVA, encoded by the coding sequence ATGTCTGAATCTTCCTCCGCTCCGGTCCGTCGTCCGTTCCATCGTCGTCGCAAGACCTGCCCGTTCTCCGGTGCAAACGCTCCGCGCATCGACTACAAGGACGTCCGCCTCCTGCAGCGCTACATTTCCGAGCGCGGCAAGATCGTTCCGTCCCGCATCACGGCCGTTTCCCAGAAGAAGCAGCGCGAACTCGCCCAGGCGATCAAGCGTGCACGCTTCCTCGGCCTGCTGCCGTACGTCGTCGCCTAA
- the rplI gene encoding 50S ribosomal protein L9 has protein sequence MDVILLERISKLGQMGETVKVRDGFARNYLLPLGKALRANAANKARFESERATLEARNLERKSEAQKVADVLDGKSFIVVRSAGETGQLYGSVAARDVVDILAAEGFNIARNQVHLNTPIKAIGLHKVELQLHAEVEINVELNVARSAEEAERQSKGEELTSVDAIYGVDEDALRPEDFFDPEADGLDEDEA, from the coding sequence ATGGACGTCATTCTTCTCGAACGCATCTCCAAGCTCGGCCAGATGGGCGAAACCGTAAAGGTTCGTGACGGCTTTGCACGCAACTACCTCCTGCCGCTCGGCAAGGCACTGCGCGCCAACGCTGCCAACAAGGCCCGCTTCGAATCCGAGCGTGCAACGCTCGAAGCCCGTAACCTCGAGCGCAAGTCCGAAGCCCAGAAAGTTGCCGACGTTCTCGACGGCAAGTCCTTCATCGTCGTACGCTCTGCCGGCGAAACCGGCCAGCTCTACGGCTCCGTCGCTGCCCGCGACGTCGTCGACATTCTGGCTGCCGAAGGCTTCAACATCGCCCGCAACCAGGTTCACCTCAACACGCCGATCAAGGCCATCGGCCTGCACAAGGTCGAGCTGCAGCTCCATGCTGAAGTTGAGATCAACGTCGAGCTGAACGTTGCCCGTTCCGCTGAAGAAGCCGAACGCCAGTCCAAGGGTGAAGAACTCACCTCTGTCGACGCCATCTACGGCGTTGACGAAGACGCACTGCGTCCGGAAGACTTCTTCGATCCGGAAGCCGACGGCCTCGACGAAGACGAAGCATAA
- the gmk gene encoding guanylate kinase, which translates to MSPAKISSIQIARRGLMLVISSPSGAGKSTIARTLLETDKQIGLSVSVTTRQRRPSEVEGIHYHFKTVREFERLRDSDSLLEWAEVHGNFYGTPREPVEQAMSEGRDMLFDIDWQGAQQLQQKMQADVVSIFVLPPTMTELQSRLHRRAEDSEEVIQTRLANSRAEIAHWREYDYVIINDDLNAAFDAVQSIVKAERLRRDRRHGMFDFVRELLEETPVL; encoded by the coding sequence ATGAGCCCGGCGAAAATCTCGTCCATCCAGATCGCCCGTCGCGGTCTGATGCTGGTTATCTCGTCGCCCTCGGGTGCCGGTAAATCCACCATCGCGCGGACGCTTTTGGAAACGGACAAGCAGATCGGCCTTTCCGTCAGCGTCACGACACGTCAGCGCCGGCCCAGCGAAGTGGAAGGCATCCACTATCATTTCAAGACCGTGCGGGAATTCGAGCGGCTGCGCGATTCCGATTCTCTGCTCGAATGGGCCGAGGTTCACGGCAATTTCTACGGCACGCCTCGCGAGCCGGTGGAACAGGCCATGTCCGAAGGCCGCGACATGCTGTTCGATATCGACTGGCAGGGCGCTCAACAGCTGCAGCAGAAGATGCAGGCCGACGTGGTCTCGATCTTCGTGCTGCCGCCGACCATGACCGAGCTGCAGTCGCGCCTGCATCGCCGCGCCGAGGATTCCGAGGAGGTCATTCAGACGCGCCTGGCAAATTCCCGTGCCGAGATCGCCCACTGGCGTGAATACGATTACGTCATCATCAATGATGACCTGAACGCTGCATTCGATGCCGTGCAGTCAATCGTCAAGGCCGAGCGCCTGCGCCGCGACCGCCGTCATGGCATGTTCGACTTCGTCCGCGAGTTGCTAGAGGAAACGCCGGTTCTCTAA
- the fabG gene encoding 3-oxoacyl-[acyl-carrier-protein] reductase yields MFDLSGRKALVTGASGGIGEEIARLLHKQGAIVGLHGTRVEKLEALANELGDRVKIFPANLSDRDEVKALGQKAEADLEGVDILVNNAGITKDGLFVRMSDEDWDAVLEVNLTATFRLTRELTHPMMRRRYGRIINITSVVGVTGNPGQANYCASKAGMIGFTKSLAQEIATRNVTVNCVAPGFIESAMTGKLNDKQKEAIMGAIPMKRMGTGAEVASAVAYLASAEAAYMTGQTLHVNGGMAMI; encoded by the coding sequence ATGTTCGATCTTTCCGGCCGCAAGGCTCTCGTCACCGGCGCATCGGGCGGCATTGGCGAAGAAATCGCCCGCCTTCTTCACAAGCAGGGCGCCATTGTCGGCCTGCACGGAACTCGCGTCGAAAAGCTCGAGGCTCTCGCAAACGAACTCGGCGATCGCGTGAAGATCTTCCCGGCGAACCTTTCGGATCGCGACGAAGTCAAGGCTCTCGGCCAGAAGGCGGAAGCCGATCTCGAAGGCGTCGATATCCTCGTCAACAATGCCGGCATCACCAAGGACGGTCTCTTCGTTCGCATGAGCGATGAGGACTGGGATGCTGTTCTCGAAGTGAACCTGACGGCGACCTTCCGCCTGACGCGCGAGCTCACCCATCCGATGATGCGCCGCCGTTATGGCCGCATCATCAACATCACCTCCGTCGTCGGCGTCACCGGCAATCCGGGACAGGCGAACTACTGCGCCTCCAAGGCCGGTATGATCGGCTTCACGAAATCTCTGGCGCAGGAGATCGCCACGCGCAACGTGACGGTCAACTGTGTTGCCCCGGGCTTCATCGAAAGCGCCATGACAGGCAAGCTGAACGACAAGCAGAAGGAAGCGATCATGGGTGCGATCCCCATGAAGCGCATGGGAACCGGCGCCGAAGTGGCCTCGGCCGTCGCCTATCTCGCGTCCGCTGAGGCCGCCTATATGACGGGTCAGACGCTGCATGTGAACGGCGGCATGGCCATGATCTGA
- the rpsF gene encoding 30S ribosomal protein S6, translated as MALYEHVFLARQDISTQQVDALVEQYKGVIEANGGKVGRIENWGLKSLTYRIKKNRKAHYALMDIDAPAAAIQEMERQMRISEDVLRYMTIAVEKHEDGPSAMMQKRDRDDRGPREGGDRGPRREFGDRPPRRDGDFQRGPRPDRAPREDRA; from the coding sequence ATGGCTCTTTATGAACATGTATTCCTTGCCCGACAGGATATTTCCACGCAGCAGGTTGATGCCCTCGTAGAACAGTACAAGGGTGTTATCGAAGCTAACGGTGGTAAGGTCGGGCGTATCGAAAACTGGGGCCTCAAGTCCCTCACCTACCGCATCAAGAAGAACCGCAAGGCTCACTACGCCCTGATGGACATTGATGCACCGGCAGCTGCGATCCAGGAAATGGAACGCCAGATGCGCATCAGCGAAGACGTTCTTCGCTACATGACCATCGCTGTTGAAAAGCACGAAGACGGCCCGTCTGCCATGATGCAGAAGCGCGACCGCGACGACCGTGGTCCGCGTGAAGGCGGCGACCGTGGCCCGCGCCGCGAATTCGGCGATCGTCCGCCGCGCCGTGACGGCGACTTCCAGCGTGGCCCGCGTCCCGATCGCGCTCCCCGCGAAGACCGTGCATAA
- the fabD gene encoding ACP S-malonyltransferase codes for MTIAFTFPGQGSQAVGMGKDLAENFAEARAVFEEVDEALGEKLSDTMFNGPEDKLTLTANAQPALMAVSLAVIRVLEARGLDLKAKVAYVAGHSLGEYSALCAAGTFSIADTARLLRIRGNAMQAAVPVGVGAMAAIIGLEHADVQAVCEEAAAIGSCQIANDNGGGQLVISGEKSAVEKAAGLATDKGAKRAILLPVSAPFHSKLMAPAADAMREALAGVKKANPVVPLIANVRAAPVTDAEEIAALLVEQVTGQVRWRETVEWFAANGVTTLYELGAGKVLTGLARRIDKTINGVSVNGPADIDAAIAALTA; via the coding sequence ATGACCATTGCTTTCACTTTTCCCGGCCAGGGCAGCCAGGCCGTTGGCATGGGCAAGGATCTCGCCGAGAATTTTGCAGAAGCCCGCGCCGTTTTCGAAGAGGTCGATGAAGCGCTCGGTGAAAAGCTTTCCGACACCATGTTCAACGGTCCCGAGGACAAGCTGACGCTTACGGCAAACGCCCAGCCGGCGCTGATGGCCGTCTCCCTGGCCGTTATCCGCGTTCTCGAAGCGAGGGGGCTCGATCTGAAGGCCAAGGTCGCCTATGTCGCCGGCCATTCTCTTGGCGAATATTCCGCCCTCTGTGCCGCCGGCACCTTCTCGATAGCAGACACGGCCCGTCTTCTGCGCATCCGCGGCAATGCCATGCAGGCTGCCGTGCCTGTCGGCGTCGGCGCCATGGCCGCCATCATCGGCCTCGAACATGCCGACGTGCAGGCCGTCTGTGAGGAGGCTGCAGCGATCGGCTCCTGTCAGATTGCCAACGACAACGGCGGCGGCCAGCTCGTCATATCGGGCGAGAAGTCGGCCGTCGAAAAGGCCGCTGGCTTGGCGACCGACAAGGGCGCCAAGCGAGCCATTCTGTTGCCGGTCTCCGCTCCCTTCCATTCGAAGCTGATGGCACCTGCCGCAGATGCCATGCGCGAGGCGCTCGCCGGCGTGAAGAAGGCCAATCCGGTCGTGCCCCTTATCGCAAATGTTCGCGCAGCACCTGTCACGGATGCCGAGGAGATCGCAGCCCTTCTCGTCGAGCAAGTCACCGGACAGGTTCGCTGGCGCGAAACGGTGGAATGGTTTGCCGCAAATGGCGTCACCACGCTCTATGAACTCGGTGCCGGCAAGGTCCTGACTGGTCTTGCGCGCCGCATAGACAAGACTATCAATGGCGTCTCGGTCAACGGCCCAGCCGATATCGACGCTGCCATTGCCGCACTCACGGCCTGA
- the fabF gene encoding beta-ketoacyl-ACP synthase II translates to MRRVVITGTGMVSPLGCGTEVTWSRLLAGANGARLVSEFEVEDLPAKIACRIPVGDGSDGTFNADDWMEPKEQRKVDPFIIYGMAAADMALKDADWHPETDEDQIATGVLIGSGIGGIEGIVEAGYTLRDKGPRRISPFFIPGRLINLVSGQVSIRHKLRGPNHSVVTACSTGAHAIGDAARLIALGDADVMVAGGTESPVSRISLAGFAACKALSTQHNDDPQKASRPYDRDRDGFVMGEGAGIVVLEELDHALARGAKIYAEVVGYGLSGDAFHITAPSEDGDGAFRCMTMALKRAGLTPADVDYINAHGTSTMADTIELGAVERLVGNAASKISMSSTKSATGHLLGAAGAIEAIFTTLAIRDNVAPPTLNLDNPERETAIDLVPHKAREREINVALSNSFGFGGTNASLVLRRYVA, encoded by the coding sequence ATGAGAAGGGTCGTCATTACTGGTACCGGCATGGTATCGCCCTTGGGATGCGGAACGGAAGTTACCTGGTCCCGCCTGCTTGCGGGAGCAAACGGCGCCCGTCTCGTGTCCGAATTCGAAGTCGAGGATCTCCCTGCCAAGATTGCTTGCCGCATTCCCGTCGGCGATGGTTCTGACGGTACGTTCAATGCCGACGATTGGATGGAGCCGAAGGAACAGCGCAAGGTAGACCCTTTCATCATCTACGGCATGGCTGCTGCCGACATGGCGCTCAAGGATGCCGACTGGCATCCGGAAACCGATGAGGACCAGATCGCCACCGGCGTGCTGATCGGCTCCGGCATCGGCGGCATCGAGGGTATTGTCGAAGCCGGCTATACGCTGCGCGACAAAGGCCCGCGCCGCATCTCTCCTTTCTTCATTCCCGGTCGGCTGATCAACCTTGTTTCGGGCCAGGTCTCCATTCGCCATAAGCTGCGCGGCCCGAACCATTCGGTTGTTACCGCCTGCTCCACCGGTGCGCACGCCATTGGCGATGCTGCCCGTCTCATTGCGCTCGGCGATGCCGATGTCATGGTCGCCGGTGGCACGGAATCCCCGGTCAGCCGCATTTCGCTTGCCGGCTTTGCTGCCTGCAAGGCGCTGTCGACGCAGCACAATGACGACCCGCAGAAAGCGTCGCGCCCCTATGACAGGGATCGTGACGGTTTCGTCATGGGCGAGGGCGCCGGCATTGTCGTTCTCGAAGAGCTGGACCATGCGTTGGCACGCGGCGCCAAGATCTATGCAGAAGTGGTTGGTTACGGCCTTTCCGGCGATGCCTTCCACATCACCGCTCCGTCTGAAGACGGCGATGGCGCGTTCCGCTGCATGACCATGGCGCTGAAGCGCGCCGGCCTGACGCCTGCCGATGTCGACTACATCAACGCCCACGGCACTTCGACCATGGCCGATACGATCGAGCTAGGCGCCGTTGAGCGCCTCGTCGGCAATGCGGCCTCGAAGATCTCGATGTCGTCGACCAAATCCGCGACCGGCCACCTGCTCGGTGCCGCCGGCGCCATCGAGGCGATCTTCACGACCCTCGCAATTCGGGATAATGTCGCCCCTCCGACGCTCAACCTCGACAATCCTGAGCGGGAAACCGCAATCGACCTCGTTCCGCACAAGGCTCGTGAGCGAGAAATTAACGTGGCGCTATCCAACTCATTCGGATTCGGCGGCACGAATGCATCGCTCGTGCTGCGCCGCTACGTCGCGTAA
- a CDS encoding acyl carrier protein, translating into MSDIAERVKKIVIDHLGVDADKVVESASFIDDLGADSLDTVELVMAFEEEFGVEIPDDAADSILTVGDAVKFIEKAQA; encoded by the coding sequence ATGAGCGATATCGCAGAACGCGTAAAGAAAATTGTTATTGATCATCTTGGCGTCGATGCCGACAAGGTCGTCGAGAGCGCCAGCTTTATCGACGATCTGGGCGCCGACTCGCTCGACACGGTCGAACTGGTCATGGCTTTCGAAGAAGAATTCGGCGTTGAAATCCCCGATGATGCCGCTGACTCGATCCTGACCGTTGGCGATGCCGTGAAGTTTATTGAAAAGGCTCAGGCCTGA
- the mltG gene encoding endolytic transglycosylase MltG produces MSDTTNQSSDNGQPAQKGPIIPKSPSEALRPERVPEPPKRSRNARSQVILFLNFVMTMAVVVCIAGLIGFYYAITAYQNPGPLQTNTNFIVRNGAGLAEIATNLERNLIISDARVFRYLTATHLTDGESLKAGEYEIKAHASMNEIMELLKSGKSILYSVSFPEGLTVRQMFDRMLDDAVLEGDLPAALPAEGSLRPDTYKFSRGTKRSEIIDQMAAAQQKLVDQIWERRDPSLLLKSKEEFVTLASIVEKETGVPDERAHVASVFLNRLGKGMRLQSDPTIIYGLFGGGGKPSDRPIYQSDLKKETPFNTYVIKGLPPTPIANPGKDALEAVANPWKTQDLYFVADGSGGHVFAATLEEHNANVKRWRKLEADKGADPEIAVDGQPEDQPADNTSAVPPKKKKIN; encoded by the coding sequence GTGAGCGACACGACCAACCAGAGCAGCGACAACGGCCAGCCGGCGCAGAAGGGACCGATCATCCCGAAATCGCCGAGCGAAGCCCTGCGCCCGGAACGTGTCCCCGAGCCGCCGAAGCGCTCCAGGAATGCTCGCAGTCAGGTCATCCTCTTCCTGAATTTCGTAATGACCATGGCCGTTGTCGTCTGCATTGCCGGTCTCATCGGCTTCTACTACGCCATCACCGCGTATCAGAACCCCGGTCCGCTGCAGACGAACACCAACTTCATCGTCCGCAATGGGGCGGGCCTCGCGGAAATTGCTACAAACCTCGAGCGCAATCTGATCATCTCGGATGCCCGGGTCTTCCGCTATCTGACGGCCACGCATCTTACGGATGGCGAGAGCCTCAAGGCCGGTGAATACGAGATCAAGGCGCACGCGTCCATGAACGAGATCATGGAACTGCTGAAATCCGGTAAGTCCATCCTCTATTCCGTCTCCTTCCCGGAAGGCCTGACGGTGCGACAAATGTTCGACCGCATGCTTGATGATGCGGTCCTCGAAGGCGACCTGCCGGCTGCCCTGCCGGCGGAAGGCAGCCTGCGGCCCGACACTTACAAGTTCTCGCGCGGCACCAAGCGCTCCGAAATCATCGACCAGATGGCTGCAGCCCAGCAGAAGCTTGTCGATCAGATCTGGGAACGGCGCGATCCTTCGTTGCTCCTGAAGAGCAAGGAAGAGTTCGTCACGCTCGCCTCCATCGTCGAGAAGGAGACGGGAGTGCCGGATGAGCGCGCGCATGTCGCCTCCGTCTTCCTCAACCGTCTTGGCAAGGGGATGCGGCTGCAGTCCGATCCGACCATCATCTATGGTCTCTTCGGTGGCGGGGGCAAACCCTCCGACCGGCCGATCTATCAGTCGGACCTCAAGAAAGAGACCCCCTTCAACACCTACGTCATCAAGGGCCTGCCGCCGACCCCGATTGCCAATCCCGGCAAGGATGCGCTGGAAGCTGTCGCCAATCCCTGGAAGACGCAGGACCTCTATTTCGTCGCCGATGGCTCCGGCGGCCACGTCTTTGCGGCAACGCTCGAAGAGCACAATGCCAACGTCAAGCGCTGGCGCAAGCTCGAAGCAGACAAGGGCGCCGATCCTGAAATTGCCGTCGACGGACAACCGGAAGACCAGCCGGCGGACAATACATCCGCAGTTCCGCCGAAGAAAAAGAAGATCAACTGA
- the rsmA gene encoding 16S rRNA (adenine(1518)-N(6)/adenine(1519)-N(6))-dimethyltransferase RsmA: MAALDGLPPLREVIQRHGLDARKALGQNFLLDLNLTQKVARTAGTLEDATVFEVGPGPGGLTRAILALGAKKVIAVERDARCLPALAEIADHYPGRLEVIEGDALKTDFEALASEGPVKIIANLPYNVGTQLLVNWLLPKAWPPFWQSLTLMFQKEVGERIVASEDDDHYGRLGVLAGWRTNSRMAFDIPPQAFTPPPKVTSTVVHLTPNENPIPCSVTNLEKVTQAAFGQRRKMLRQSLKPIGGESLLVKAGIDPARRAETLSVEEFCRLANSL, encoded by the coding sequence ATGGCTGCACTCGACGGTCTGCCGCCGCTTCGCGAGGTTATCCAGCGCCACGGCCTCGACGCGCGCAAGGCGCTCGGGCAGAACTTCCTGCTCGATCTCAACCTGACGCAGAAGGTCGCCCGAACGGCCGGCACGCTTGAAGATGCGACCGTCTTTGAAGTCGGGCCTGGACCTGGCGGGTTGACTCGGGCGATCCTCGCGCTTGGCGCGAAGAAGGTCATCGCGGTCGAGCGGGATGCGCGCTGCCTGCCGGCGCTGGCCGAGATCGCCGACCATTATCCCGGCCGGCTGGAGGTTATCGAAGGCGATGCGCTGAAGACAGATTTCGAGGCACTGGCGTCGGAAGGTCCCGTCAAGATCATCGCCAACCTGCCCTATAATGTCGGCACCCAGCTGCTGGTGAACTGGCTGCTGCCGAAGGCATGGCCGCCCTTCTGGCAATCGCTGACACTGATGTTCCAGAAAGAAGTCGGCGAGCGGATCGTCGCCTCCGAGGACGACGATCACTATGGCCGCCTCGGCGTGCTCGCGGGATGGCGAACAAACTCCCGGATGGCATTCGATATTCCGCCACAGGCTTTCACGCCGCCGCCGAAGGTCACCTCGACAGTCGTGCACCTGACACCCAACGAGAACCCGATCCCCTGCTCCGTTACCAATCTGGAAAAGGTAACGCAGGCAGCCTTCGGCCAGCGCCGCAAGATGCTGCGCCAGAGCCTGAAGCCCATCGGCGGCGAAAGCCTGCTTGTCAAAGCCGGTATCGATCCGGCTAGGCGGGCGGAGACGCTATCAGTGGAAGAATTCTGCCGGCTGGCGAACAGCCTTTAG
- a CDS encoding YybS family protein, producing the protein MTKLNPKTLAIGALAGLTAALLVLGASMQPSFSAVLYAASALPILLVGLGWGNLAAISAVVTAAVLGAIAISPSFALVMTMVTLLPAGWLSHLANLARPASELGGPDHLLAWYPLSDILLHLCGLVTIAVIVTGIMIGYGPEITDQMVDMLMASLQEQQPTFVPDPVATAQTKSLVVLMLPALQGAIWVVMLFAAYYIATRIVTASGKGLRPREDIPSSLRMNRNSIFIFLAGLAATFMGGIPAMIGATVVGAFGAGFLMSGFAALHFRTRGKDWRLPALILCYLASTMMLPALFILVLGLADTRKAIALTPTKDADAPKQTDTEI; encoded by the coding sequence GTGACGAAACTGAACCCGAAAACGCTTGCGATCGGCGCACTCGCCGGATTAACCGCCGCCTTGCTGGTGCTTGGCGCGAGCATGCAGCCGTCGTTCAGTGCCGTGCTCTATGCCGCTTCCGCACTTCCCATCCTGCTCGTTGGTCTCGGCTGGGGCAACCTCGCTGCCATTTCCGCCGTTGTCACCGCAGCCGTGCTCGGTGCAATTGCCATTTCGCCGTCCTTCGCGCTCGTCATGACGATGGTGACGCTGCTGCCGGCCGGCTGGTTGAGCCATCTTGCCAATCTTGCGCGCCCGGCATCCGAACTCGGCGGCCCCGACCATCTGCTTGCCTGGTATCCGCTGTCCGATATCCTTCTGCATCTCTGTGGCCTGGTCACGATCGCCGTTATCGTTACCGGCATCATGATAGGTTACGGGCCTGAGATTACCGACCAGATGGTCGACATGCTGATGGCCTCGCTGCAGGAGCAGCAGCCGACTTTCGTTCCGGACCCGGTCGCGACCGCGCAGACCAAGTCGCTCGTCGTGCTGATGCTGCCTGCGCTGCAGGGCGCCATCTGGGTCGTGATGCTGTTTGCCGCCTATTACATCGCGACGCGCATCGTCACCGCTTCCGGCAAGGGCCTGCGCCCGCGCGAGGATATCCCCTCGTCACTGCGCATGAACCGGAATTCGATCTTCATCTTCCTCGCCGGTCTTGCCGCCACCTTCATGGGCGGAATTCCGGCGATGATCGGCGCCACGGTCGTCGGAGCCTTCGGCGCCGGCTTCCTGATGTCCGGCTTCGCCGCGCTGCACTTCCGCACGCGCGGCAAGGACTGGCGCTTGCCGGCCCTCATTCTCTGCTACCTGGCATCCACCATGATGCTGCCAGCTCTTTTCATCCTCGTGCTCGGTCTTGCCGATACCCGCAAGGCGATCGCCCTGACCCCGACCAAGGATGCTGATGCCCCCAAACAAACCGATACCGAAATCTGA